From the Sphingobium yanoikuyae genome, the window CGGCTCGACCACCACGGCCATCCAATGGGCGTTGGCGTGCAGCATATGGGTGGCGTCGGTCATGATCCCGACATGGCCGGGGAAGAAGATCAGGTCGCCGCGCTGCAACGGCACGCTCGCCTCGATCGGCGCGCCAATGCCCTCGCACTGCAGGTCGGTGTCGCGCGGTACGGCGATGCCGCATTCGCCCAGCGCAACCTGCACCAGGCCCGAACAGTCGACGCCGCGATGGCCACGGCCGCCCCAGACATAGGGCTGGCCCAGATAGCGCTGCGCCACCGCGACCCAGTCGCTTTCCGGCGAGTCGAGCGGGGCGGCATGGCGGCCATGGATGAAGCCGTCGCCGGTCGCGAGGAAGCTGTCCTCGGTCTCGCCGCCGAAGCGGGCGCCCAGCGGCCAGTGATCGGCGATCGGCGCCTTGATGTCGGCGCGGCTGAACAGCGGCGCGCTCTGGTTGACGATGCGGTGGCTGACCGCCTCCTTCACGTCCAGCGCGTCGCGGCGGATATAGCCGACATAGCCGTCATGCCCGCAAAAGCCCCAGGCCCAGTCGGTCGTGACGTCGAGCGCATGGAAGCTTTCGCCGCGCAGCAATTCGCTGACCGCCTCGGCATTGTGCGAGGGCTGGGACAGGATCGGCGCGCCGGGCGCCACGCAGGTCAGTTCGACCGCGCGCGCATAATGGGCGGAAAAGAGCACGCCGGCGAGCGAGATGTCCGCAAGGTCGCCACGCGCCGCATGGACGCGGTGGTCGAGCGCTACGGATCTGCCGTCCAGCTTGAACCGGGTTCTTTCAGGCGGTGCGTTCCGCGTGGTGTTGATCTGGCCTGTCATCGCGCGCGGTTCCTGCGATGAAATGGTGAAAGGCGTCAAGGAATTCCGCGCCCTTCGACGTGCGGGTGATGAAAATATTGCGCCGATCGGCCGCATCCCGCTCTCGTCGGAGATAGCCGAGCGCCGAAAGCTTGTTCAGCGCGCGGGTGATGACCGGCTTGGACACATGCAACTGTTCGGCCAGGCCGCGCACCGTATGCGGGCCATCGCCGATATAGACGGTCAGCATCAGGGCCATCTGGCGGTTGGTGAGGTCGGGTTTTCCCGACCGCACATAATCCACCAGGGTCCGCATCCACTGGCTGAGCGGCTGTATGCCGGGACGGTCGATCTGGGCGGCCTGTTGCGGGGAAGCGAGCGCGTTCATGCCCCCCTAACGCATGATAGCCAATCCGGTTGCGTAACGGATCGCAGGATATTGCAGTTTGGCTATCGCGCGCCGTCATAGCGCTGCTGGAGCAGGCGGAAGACCGCGCGCAGGCCCAGCGCCTCGCCGCCCTTGGGCCGGCCCGGACGGGCCGCCGGTCGCCAGGCGAAGGTGTCGAGGTGAATCCAGGCCGTGCCCTCCGGCACGAAACGCTGCAGGAACAGGGCGGCGGTCACCGCGCCGGCAAAGCCACCTTCGCCGGCATTGTTCATGTCGGCAATGTCGGACTTCAGCATGTCATAATAGCCATCCCACAGCGGCAGGCGCCAGGTCGGGTCGTCGACCGCCGTGCCGGCCGCCGCAATGTCGCTCGCCAGCGCCTCGTCATTGGTGAACAGCGCCGGCAGATCCGGGCCGACAGCGACGCGCGCCGCGCCGGTCAGGGTCGCGAAATCCACGATCAGCTCGGGCTTTTCCTCGCCCGCGCGGGTCAGCGCATCGCCCAGCACCAGCCGCCCTTCGGCGTCGGTATTGCCGATCTCCACGGTCAGCCCCTGCCGGCTGCGCAATATGTCGCCGGGGCGGAAGGCATTGCCGCTGATGGCATTTTCGGCGGTCGGCACCAGCAGGTGCAGCCGCACTGGCAGGCGCGCGCCGATGATCAGCCGGGCCAGCGCGATCGCATGGGCCGCGCCGCCCATATCCTTCTTCATCAGGCGCATGCCCGATGATGGCTTGATGTCGAGGCCGCCGCTGTCGAAGCAGATGCCCTTGCCGACCACGGCGATGCGCGGCGCGGCGGGGTCGCCCCAGGCCATTTCGATGAGGCGCGGGGCAAAACTCTTGTCCGCCGCCTTGCCGACGGCATGGATCATCGGGAAACCCTGCTCCAGCGCGTCGCCGCGCGTCACCTGCACCTCGCCGCCATGGGCCTGCGCCAACTGGCGCACGGCATCTTCCAGATCCTGCGGCCCCATGTCGGCGGCCGGCGTGTTCACCAGGTCGCGGACCAGCGCCACCGCTTCGGCCTGCTGCACGATCGCCTCGATCCGGGCGACGTCGCCGGTCAGCAACACGCGCGGCCCGGCCGCGCCTTCATCCTTGCGATAGCGTTCGAACCGATATTGCGCCGTCAGCCAGCCCAGCGCCGCCGCGCCGGTGCTGCCCTCGGTCAGGCGATAGCTGCCTTCGGGCAGGCTCTCGGCCAATCTGGCCAGGCACCAACTGCCGAGCGCGTCGCGCTTGGCCACGCCCGCCACGACTGACCAGTCGCTCTGTCCCTCGCCGGGGACGATCGCATATTCGTTCGGCTTGGCGTGGAATTTCTGGGCGCTGATCAGGGCGCGGACCCGCTCGGGCTGGGCGGTGAACCAGGCGTCCAGTTCGGCCGCTTCGATCAGCTGGATGGAACGGGCGGGCTGGCCATTATCGGCTTTGAGCAGGTCGGCAAATTCGGTCATGCACAGGGATGTAGGAGAAAGCGCTCCACATGGGAACGGGCCATTTTTGCATCTTCTTTCGCCCCGGTGGAAACCCGGCCGGCCGTCAGGGCATTTGCCTATTGCGGCTGGAGTGCCTAGGTTCCAGCCTATAATAAACGGCAAGGAGAGTAGCCATGATCCGTTCCGACAATAGCGGCCTGCAGGCGCTGCGCGCCCGCGCCTATGCGTTGGCCGAAAGCGGCCAGTTCGCCAACGCCCATGCGGTCGAGCAGGCGCTGGTGGCCGAAGGCTGGCCCAATATCCATCGCGCGCTCGCCGGCGACTATGCGCGCAAGGCGATCAGCGAACGCTGTCTGACGGCCAAGCCGCACTGATGCGGGCAGGGTGGGGGAACGGGACGACGGGGCTGCTGCTCGCAGCCCTGTTGCTGTCCGGCTGCTCGAAATCGACTGAGGATGACACGCCCGGCGGCAACATGCCCGCCAATGCGACGATGCGCGCCTTTGTCGACCGCATGGCCGGCACCACGCGACCCGCTGCCCCACCCGCCAAACCATTCGAGCAGTCGGACAAGACCGAACTGCTGGAATTTCTCTACGCCTATCCGGCGCAGGCGGCGGCGATCCCTACGCTGGTCGATCGTTTCGCCAGGGCCATGGCGGAGAACAAGGCCGATGCGCTCAAGATGGCGACGCAGGACCGGGATTCGGCGAAAAAGGCCGGCTTCCCCTTCCACGCCCACAGCCGCGAGACGCGCTGGAGCGTGATGGCGGATACGCCGCGCTTCCTGGCGCTCGAATCCGCCAATTACATGTATACCGGCGGCGCCCATGGCATGACCGGCTATGAAGCGCTGCTGTGGGACAAGGAACGGCGGCGCGAGACCGATTTCGGCGCGTTGCTGACCTCCGAACCGGCCTTTGCAACGGCCATCCACGACAATTTCTGCAAAGCGCTGGACCAAGCGCGGGCGGAAAAGCGCGGCGCGCCGGTGGTGCCGGGCGATGACGACTTCACCAAATGCATCGATCCGATGAAACAGGTGCTGGCGCCGACATCGCGCGACGGCAAGTTGATCGACGGCATTCAGATGACGATCGGCCCCTATGGCGCCGGCCCCTATGCCGAGGGCAGCTATGACATCAAGCTGCCGGTCGACGCCGCGATCTACAAGGTGATCAAGACCGAATATCAGGACGCGTTCGTCAGGCCCTGATATCCGGTTCTCGTTAGGTCAGACGGGCACGCCATACAGGTCGTGATCATCGGCATCCTCGATCAGTACGTCGAACATGTCGCCCGCCTTGCGGCCTTCGCCGACGTCGCGCAGGAAGACATTACCGTCGATTTCCGGCGCGTCAGCCTGGCTGCGCGCGGTGGCGCCGATGCTGCCATCTTCCTCGTCCGGCTCGCCGACCTCGTCGATGATCACCGGCATGACCCGGCCGACCTTGGCCTGCAGCTTAGCGGCGCTGATCGCGGCGGTCTTTTCCATGATCCGCTGATAGCGTTCTTCCTTGACCTCTTCGGGCACCGCGCCCGGCAGGTCGTTGGCGGCAGCGCCCTCGACCGGCTCGAAGCGGAAGGCGCCGACGCGGTCGAGCTGCGCCTCGTCCAGCCAGTCGAGCAGATACTGGAAGTCCGCCTCGGTCTCGCCGGGGAAGCCGACGACGAAGCTGGAACGGATCGCGATGTCGGGGCAGATGTCGCGCCACTTGCGGATGCGATCCAGCACCTTGGCTTCATTGGCCGGGCGCTTCATCGCCTTGAGCACGCTCGGCGAAGCATGCTGGAAGGGAATGTCGAGATAGGGCGTCAGCAGCCCTTCGGCCATCAGCGGGATGACATGGTCGACATGGGGATAGGGGTAGACATAATGGAGGCGGACCCAGGGAGCGACGCCGTCCGCCGTGCGCAGCTGGCCCAGCTCGCGCGCCATATCGGTCATATGGGCGCGGACCTCGCGGCCCTTCCACATGCGCGGCTCATGGCGGGTGTCGACGCCATAGGCCGAGGTATCCTGGCTGATGACCAGCAATTCCTTGGTGCCGGCCGCGACCAGCTTTTCCGCCTCGCGCAGCACCGCGTCGATGCGCCGCGACACCAGGTCGCCGCGGATCGAGGGGATGATGCAGAAGGAGCAGCGATGATTGCAGCCCTCTGAAATCTTCAGATAGCTGTAGTGACGCGGGGTGAGCTTGAGGCCACCTTCGGGCACCAGGTCGACAAAGGCGTTGGGGATGGGCGGCGACGCTTCATGCACCGCATTGACCACCTGCTCATATTGATGTGCGCCGGTGACGGCCAGCACCTGCGGGAATTTCGCGCGGATCACGTCCGCTTCGTCGCCCATGCAGCCGGTCACAATGACGCGGCCATTTTCGGCCATGGCCTCGCCGATCGCCTCGAGCGATTCTTCCTTGGCGGAATCGAGGAAGCCGCAGGTGTTGACCAGCACGACGTCGGCGCCGGCATAGTCGGCGGACATCTGATAGCCGTCGGAACGCAGCTTGGTCAGGATACGTTCGGAGTCGACCAGGTTCTTCGGACAGCCGAGCGAAACCATGCCGATCTTCGGCGCGTCTGGGATTTTGGTTGCCATGATCGGCGCGCACATAGGGATTTTTGCGCCAAATGTCACGGGGTAGCCGAAAAGACAAAGGGCGCGCCCAAATGGACGCGCCCTTCGTTCTAGCTAAGCCCTTGATCCGTTACATCTTGTAGGACAGGCGGATGTAACCGAACTGGCCCGGCACATCATAGGTGGTCGGATCGAAATTGGCGCTGTCGCAGGTGAAGCAGGCCGGCGGATCCTTGTCGAACAGGTTGTTGACGCCGATCGTCAGCCGGGTGCGATGGTCAAGCCAGGCCGGCGAGAAATAGGCCTGCATGTCGCCATAGAAGGTCGATCCCATGACATGGCCGTCGCTCTCCGTCACCTTGCTGATATAGCGGCCGGTGAAGGAAACGCCCCAGGCGTCGGCCGAATAGTCGAGCGTGGTGGTCGCCTTGAAGCGAGGATAGGCCTGGTCGACCGAACCGCAGCGTTCGGTGCCGGCGCATTTGATGGTCGGTGCATTGAGCTCGGCCGGGGCCTTGATGTCATAGCTCAGCAGATAGGCGGCGTTGACCGTCAGGCCGACCGTGCCTTCGCCCACCGGCTTGGAGCGATAGATCAAAGATCCGTCGATGCCGTCGGTGTTGATGGCGTTGAGATTCTGCAGCGTGGCGTCGATGCCGGCGACCAGACCGCTGGGCGTGCGGCTGATCGAGGCGCAACTGACCGGATCGGCATCGAAGGCGCAGCGGCGCAGGGTCAGCGTCGCAGGCACCGAGTCGATCGCGTTCTTGAGGCGGATATTATAATAATTGACCTCAAGGCTGAGCGCGCTGGCAAAGCCGTTGCGTGCCCAGGCCGGGCTGTAGACCATGCCGGCGGTCCAGGTCTTGGCGGTTTCCGGTTTCAGGTTGGTCGAGCCGCTGGAAAAGACGCCCAACTGGCCACCGGTCGGCTCGTCATAGCTGCCATCGGCCGGCACGCCATTGGCAATGCAGTTGGCGCGCACGGTGGCGTTGGTCTGGAAGGAGCCGCCGTTCGCGCTGGTGCAGGGATCGTTGATCGTCTGGTCGGTGCGCGACCGGCCGGCATACATTTCGCCGATGCTCGGCGCGCGCAGGCTTTCGGCATAGCCGCCGCGCAGCAGCAGGTCGCTGACCGGCTTCCACAGGCCCGACACGGTGAAGGTCGTGTTGCTGCCGAAGCTGCTATAGTTGGAATGGCGCACCGCGCCGTCCAGTTCCAGCTTCTGGAAGAAGGGCTTGTCCGCAAGCAACGGAATGCGGATTTCGCCATAGACTTCATCGACATTGAAGCTGCCGGCGGCCGGGCTGGTCGGCACGTCGGCGCCCAGGCCCGCCGTGATGATCGGGTCGGGGGTGTAGCTGGCGCGCTGGTTGCGATGCTCGTAGCCGACGGCGAAGCCGACCGCGCCGCCCGGCAGGTCGAACAATTCGCCCGACAGGTTGGCGGTGGCGTCCCACAATTCCTGCGTGCTGCGATCCTTCTGGTCGAAGGTCACATAGTCGAGCATGGCCTGGGTGATCGACCCGGCCCCGCCGAAGATGTTGAACGGCACGCAATCGCCGGTGCAGCCCGCGACCGGACCGAGTGCCTGGGCCAGCTTGGCGGCGTTCAGGTTGCCGGTGAACACCTGATGCGCGTCATTGCTGCCATACATGCCGTTGACGTCCCAATACCATGTCTTGTCGCCGACCCCGAAGGAGCCTTCGAGCGTCGATTGCATGGTGAAGGTGTCGACATCCTGGCTGAAGATACGCGGGCCGCCCTCGACGAAGCGACGGGCGATCAGCGAATAGGTCGCCGGCTCGCCATTGGCACCCGACGACAAGGTGAAGCCGAACGGATTATAGGGATTGGTCGCATCGATGCTGATCGTGTCGAGCAGATTGCCGTTGCCCGCATCCGGGCCGACGAACAGCGGCAGCGGTGCGGCCTGGGTGGTCGAACTGCGATGCTGATAGACCAGCCGCGTGCGCAGGCTGACATTGTCGGAAAATTCGAATTTGGCGTTGAGGAAGCCGCCATAGCGTTCCGAGGGCGTCAGCAGATAATTTTCCGGCGCGAAATTATAGCGATCGGCCGAGGTGAAATTCTTGAAGTCTCCCGGATAGGTCGGGCGCCCGCTGACCGGCGCGATCAGCGTCAGATCCTCGTCGCCGATCATGAAACGGCCATTGGGCGTGGCACCGGAACAGCCACCGATCGGGTCGGCGCAGTTCGTCTGGCCCGGATTGGGGAAGCGGGAGATGGAACGATCGGCGGTGCGGACGCTCTGCTGCTTCACATAATTGCCGCCAAAGACGATCGACACCCGATCGGACTGAAGGCCATAGCTGGCGTTGAGGTCATAGGTTTCGCCATCGCCCTGTTCGTAGGTGCCGAACTGGGCGGACAGGTCGAGGCCCTTCTGCGACTGTTTGGTAATGATGTTGACGACGCCGGCAACCGCGTCGGAGCCATAGAGCGGGGAGGCGCCCGACTGCAGCACCTCGACCCGTTCGATCATGCTGGCAGGGATGGAGTTCAAGTCGACCGATGCGGGAATGCCGCCGGCGGCCGATCCGTTCACATAGCGCATGCCGTCGACCAGGATCAGCGTGCGCTTGGCGCCCAGGTAACGCAGGTCGATTTCGGCCGAGCCGGAACTGACGCCGGTGCCGTCGGGCGGGCCGCCGATATTGCCGGCATTGTTGACCTTGGTGTTGAGGCCGCCGCCAGCGCTCGGAATGCGCTGCAGCACGTCGGCGATGGAGGAAAGGCCGGTCCGCGCGATCGCTTCCTGATCGACCGTGACGATCGGCTTGTCCTGGTCCAGCGGATTCTGGCGGATGCGCGATCCGGTGACGATGATGGCCCCGGCATCCTCGGCCTGCGGCGCGGCGGATTGGGCGAAAGACGGTGCATTATAAAGGAAGGCGGACAGCAGAACGCCGGTTTTCAGGACATTTTTCAAGCGCATATTCTACCCCTCAAAAATCAGACCTGAGGGGGAGTGTTGCCATTCTATGACAGCAAGGCAATTGGCCGCATGCTGCGCTGCACCGTTGGTAGCACGAATTTTGCCCTATGTTGCTGTGACGCAACAAACATGTTCAGTCTGTCGCTGATTTGAACCTATTGATCGTCGGGGCGGGGCGTGGCGCCGGTTTCTTCCACGATCTCGATGATGCAGTCGCCCGTCTGGAGCCGCTTTGCGCCTTCCTCCCAGAAGCCGATCGGATGGTCGCCGCGATAGATGCGCACGCCAAGCCCCGTACCGATCGCCGAAAGCGGCTGGCCGATTTCCTGCGGCAGGACCGGCCGTTCGTGCAGCTTCACCCGGCCGCCCGAGGCGGCGAGATCGGCCATATAGTCGGCAATATGCTTGCCGCTGGTGCTGCCGGCCAGCAGCAGCCCGGCAAAGCTGACCGGGTTGATAACCGTGGTGGCGCCGGCCTGGCGCGCGGGCACTTCATTATCCTCGTTGCGCACGACAATGCTGATCGGCAGGCGCGGCGCCAGATGGCGCGCAGTGAGCGTAATCAGGATCGACGTGTCGTCGCGCCCGGCCGACACGATCATCGTGCGGGCACGGTGGATGGCGACATCCTTCAGCGTCTTGTCGCGCGTGCTGTCGCCGCACAGCACGTTGCAGCCCAGCGCCTCGGCATGGTCCAGCGCTTTCTCGCTGCCGTCGATCACCACGATCTCGCGCGGGTCGGTGCCGCGCGCCAGCAGTTCGTTTACCGCCTCCTGGCCGCTGGTGCCGAAACCGGTGACGACGATATGATTGTGCAGATCGGCCTGAATGCGTGCCATGCGCCACCTGTAGAGGATGTTGCGGAAGAAGAGATTATAGGCGGTGCCGAGGAAAATGATCCAGACGAACAGCCGGATCGGCGTGACGAAGATGGATTCGAACAGGCGCGCTTCGGGCGAGACCGGCACGATATCGCCATAGCCGACCGTGGTGACGGTGACCGTGGTGAAATAGAGCACGTCGATGAAGCTGATCTGGTCGTCATAATTGTCCTTGAGACCGTCGCGCCCGAACCAGTGGAGCGCCAGCACGATCGCGATCAGGCCAAAGACCAGCACCACCCGCCAGGCGAGGTCCGCCCAGACCGGCAGTGCCGATCGCCGCCGCAGAAAGCCGGCCATGGGCGATGCCGAAGGCGGCGGCGCGATCTTCATGGGGTGGGCAATTGGGTCATGGGATTGATCGGCACCCGGTCCTTGCGCAGCTCGAAATGCAGTTTCGGCTTGCTGGCATAGCCTGTGTCACCGCTGAGGCCAATCACCTGGCCCTTCGTCACCTTCTGCCCGCGCACCACGTCGATCCGGTTGGCATGGCCATAGGCGCTGACCCAGCCGCTGCCATGGGTGATGAGGATGAGGCCGCCGAACACCGCGATGCTGTCGCCGGCATAGGCGACGACGCCGTCCGCTGCCGCCCGGATCGGCGTGCCGATCGGCGCGGCAATGTCGATGCCGTTATTCTTGGCGCCGCTTTCGCCGGGGCCGAAGCGTGACAGGATATTGCCCTTGAGCGGCCAGGCGAATTGGCCGGAAAAGCCGCCGGGCTGGGCGATCGGCACATTGGAGGGCAGGGGGCGGGGCTGGGCCTTGGCCACCGTGCGCGGCTTCTCCTCGGCGACGGCGGGCTGGCCGCCGGTCAGCACGTCGTCAATGTCGATGCGGAAGGCGGCGGCGCGCTGCTCCAGGCTGGATGCGGGCGCCCGCGCCGGCTGCGCCGTCACCGGGGCGGCCGGCATCTCGCCGCCGGGCAGCAGCAGCCGCTGCCCGCGCCGCAGCACATAGGGTTCGGAGAGGCCATTGATGTCGACAATGTCGCTCCACCGCACGCCATAGGCCACGGCGATGGCGATGCCGGTCTCCCCCTCTGCCACCGCATGATAGCGCCCGCCGGGGATCGACAGGCTCTGCCCCGGTTGCAGCGCATAGGGCGGCGCCAGCCCATTGGCCCGCGCGATCGCGTCCGATCCCGCGCCGGTGCGGTTGCCGATGCCGCGCAGCGTGTCGCCCGGCTGCACGCTGTAGAGGCTGGCGGCCACCGTCCGCGCATTCGCGGTCACCTGCTGCGCCGTCCAGACCGGTTTGCGCTCGATCATCTGCGGTTCGGGCCTGATCGGTTGCGGCGGCATGCTGGGCGATGGTGGAATGGCGGGCGCCGGCTGGACCGGGGGCAAGGGTGCGGCATAGGGCGCGCTGTCCTGCACCGGGGCAGGGATACAACCCGCCAGCAGCAGCGGCAGCGGCGCCATGGGCAGCCAGCGCCGCCCCCTTGAATGTCCAGCCATATGGTCTCCCCCCGGAGCGTTAATCAGTCCGAAAATGCCTGCGCCGTCGCCGCCAGCGCGCCATCCTGCGTCAGGTCATAATGAAGCGGCGTCACCGCGATATAGTCTTCTGCGATGGCCGCCAGATCGGTCCCCTCCGGCGCGGAATCGCTGCGGCCCAGGCCAAACCAGTAATAGCGATAGCCCCGCGGGTCGGTGCCCTCGATGATCTTGGTCCGGTCGATGTCATGGAAGCCCTGCCGCACCACGCGCACGCCCTTGACCCTGTCCGGGTCGATCGCGGGGAAATTGACGTTGAACAGCAGGCGCGGGCTGGCCGGCATCGCGATCAGCGGGCGCAGCACCCGCTCGCCCCAGGCCTCTGCCGCAGCAAAGGGCACGGCGTCGCCCATCGCCTCGCGGGCATAGACCTGGCTCAGCGCGATCGACTTGATGCCGGAAATCGCGCCCTCCATCGCGGCGGCGACGGTGCCTGAATAGGTCACGTCCTCGGCCAGGTTGGCGCCGCGATTGACGCCCGACAGGACCAGGTCCGGTTTCGCGTCCTTCATCAGATGGCCGACCGCCATCATCACCGCGTCGGTCGGCGTGCCGGTGACGCTATAATGCTTCTCGCCATGCTTGCGGATGCGCAGCGGCCGGGTCAGCGTCAGGCTGTGGCCCGCGCCCGACTGCTCTTCGCTGGGCGCGACGATCCAGATATCGTCGGACAGGGTGCGGGCGATCGCCTCCAGCACCTTCAGCCCCGGCGCATGGACGCCATCGTCATTGGTGAGGAGGATGCGCATCGCCCGTTCCCTTGCTTATCGCGGCTCCAGCTTGGTGATGCCGCCCATATAGGGCGCCAGCACCTCGGGCACGATCACGCTGCCATCGGCCTGCTGGTAATTTTCCAGCACCGCGACCAGCGTGCGGCCCACGGCCAGGCCGGAGCCGTTGAGGGTATGGAGGAAGCGGGTCGCCTTCTCCCCCTCCGGCTTGTAGCGGGCGTTCATCCGCCGCGCCTGGAAATCGCCGCAGTTGGAGACGGAGCTGATCTCGCGATAGGTCGCCTGGCTCGGCAGCCAGACTTCCAGGTCATAGGTCTTGCGCGCGCCAAAGCCCATGTCGCCGCTGCACAGCAGCATCTTGCGATAGGGCAGGTTCAGCGCCTGCAAAATGCCCTCGGCCGCCTGCACCATCCGCTCATGCTCGGCGTCCGATTCCTCGGGCGCGCAGATCGCGACGAGTTCGACCTTCTCGAACTGATGCTGGCGGATGAAGCCGCGCGTGTCGCGCCCGGCCGATCCGGCCTCGGACCGGAAACAGGGGGTCAGTGCCGTCAGCCGCACCGGCAGCGCGTCGGTCGGCACGATCTGCTCGGCGACCAGATTGGTCAGCGATACCTCGGCAGTCGGGATCAGCCAGCGACCATCGGTGGTGCGGAACAGATCCTCGGCGAATTTGGGCAGCTGGCCCGTGCCGAACAGCGCCTCGTCGCGCACCAGCAACGGCGGATTGGTTTCCTCATAGCCGTTGGTGCCGCTCTGGGTGTCGAGCATATATTGCGCCAGCGCGCGGTGCAGCCGCGCCATCTGGCCACGCAGCGCGGTGAAGCGCGCGCCCGACAGGGCCGCGCCACCCTCGAAATCCAGCCCCAGCGCCGGGCCGAAATCGGCATGGTCCTGAGCGGCGAAATCGAATGCGCGGATATTGCCCCAGCGGCTCAGCTCGACATTGCCGGCTTCATCCGCGCCCTGCGGCACATCGTCGGCGGGCAGGTTGGGGATCGCCGCCAGCATGGCATTGAGCGCCGCGCCGACCTCGGCCTCTTCGGCTTCCAGCGCGGGCGTGCCTTCCTTGAGCGCCGCGACCTCGGCCTTCAGCGCCTCGGCCTTGGCCATGTCCTTGGCCGCCATCGCCTGACCGATCGCCTTGCTCGCCTCGTTGCGGCGGGCCTGCCCCTGCTGCAGCTCCGTCTTGAGCGCGCGGCTCTTCTCGTCCAGCGCCAATATGTCGGCGGACAGCGGGGGCAGGCCACGGCGCGCCAGGGCGGCGTCGAAAGCGGCGGGATTTTCGCGGATGAAGCGGATGTCGTGCATCGCTGCCCTATGCCGTCGCGAACGAGGCCACGCAACCCTGTGCGCCTTCGCCCGTTGGTGATGCGTCCACAAAATGAAGGAGAAGGCGATGCAGATCGATCATGATGCGATGGTGCTGGTGGCGGACGGGCGCAAATTGCTCTTCTTCCGCAACAAGGGCGACCGCGCCTTTCCCCAGCTGGAGGCGGAAGAGGTGAAGGTGCAGGATAATCCGGCCGACCGGGACCAGGCTTCGGATGCCCCCGGCCGCGCCTTCAATTCGGTCGGCAGCCATCGCAGCAGTAAGGAACAGACCGATTTCCATGAACTGGAGGAGGCACGCTTCGCGGCGGAAGCGGCCGACCTGCTCAAGCGCCGCGCCTTCGCGCAGGATTATGAGAAGCTGATCATCGTCGCCCCGCCGACGGCATTGGGCGAGATGCGCAAACATTATCACAAGGAAGTGCAGGACCGGCTGGTCGGCGAGATCGCCAAGGATCTGGCCAATCATCCGGTCGGTGAGATCGAGAAGATCATCGCCCGCAGTTGAGCGGGAAATCCTGTCGGTAAAAGAAAAGGGCGGCCCCAGGGCCGCCCTTTTTGGTTCTCGGACAGTGCCGGCTCAGATATTGCCGGTACGGATGATCGGGATCGGCTTGGCCGGGCCATGGCCCTCGATCGACAGCTCCGTATTGCGATCGGCCAGGCGCTTGCGCATCAGCAGTGCGGCGGCACCGGCGCCAAACAGCAGTACCATCGGCGGCGCCGGCACATCGGTCGGCGGCGGCGGCGCGGGAGGCGGCGGCGTGCCCGAAGAGGTGCCCGACGATGTCGAGGTCGACGTCGAACTGCTGGTCGAGCTGCTCGACGACGTGCTGCCGAAGCTCGACGATCCGGTCGAGGTCGAACTGGACGTGGAAGTCGATGTCGCGCCCGACGAGGAAGAGGTAGACGTCGATGTGGACGTAGAGGTCGATGTCGATGTGGAGGTCGACGTCGAGGTCGTCGTGGTCGACGTCGTGCCGCTGGAGGTCGACGTCGGCGGGGTCGGCGAATCCGAACCGCTGGTCGTCGATGTCGGCGGCGTGGGCGAGTTGGAACCGCTCGAACCGGTCGAACCGGTGGTGGAGATCACCACCGTGCCGCCACCGCTGCTACCGCCACCAAAGAAGCCGCCGATGAAACCGCTGCTGCCGCCAAA encodes:
- a CDS encoding C40 family peptidase, producing the protein MTGQINTTRNAPPERTRFKLDGRSVALDHRVHAARGDLADISLAGVLFSAHYARAVELTCVAPGAPILSQPSHNAEAVSELLRGESFHALDVTTDWAWGFCGHDGYVGYIRRDALDVKEAVSHRIVNQSAPLFSRADIKAPIADHWPLGARFGGETEDSFLATGDGFIHGRHAAPLDSPESDWVAVAQRYLGQPYVWGGRGHRGVDCSGLVQVALGECGIAVPRDTDLQCEGIGAPIEASVPLQRGDLIFFPGHVGIMTDATHMLHANAHWMAVVVEPLADVVARLAPDHEQPIIARRRIAL
- a CDS encoding DUF4163 domain-containing protein encodes the protein MRAGWGNGTTGLLLAALLLSGCSKSTEDDTPGGNMPANATMRAFVDRMAGTTRPAAPPAKPFEQSDKTELLEFLYAYPAQAAAIPTLVDRFARAMAENKADALKMATQDRDSAKKAGFPFHAHSRETRWSVMADTPRFLALESANYMYTGGAHGMTGYEALLWDKERRRETDFGALLTSEPAFATAIHDNFCKALDQARAEKRGAPVVPGDDDFTKCIDPMKQVLAPTSRDGKLIDGIQMTIGPYGAGPYAEGSYDIKLPVDAAIYKVIKTEYQDAFVRP
- a CDS encoding MarR family transcriptional regulator, translated to MNALASPQQAAQIDRPGIQPLSQWMRTLVDYVRSGKPDLTNRQMALMLTVYIGDGPHTVRGLAEQLHVSKPVITRALNKLSALGYLRRERDAADRRNIFITRTSKGAEFLDAFHHFIAGTARDDRPDQHHAERTA
- the rimO gene encoding 30S ribosomal protein S12 methylthiotransferase RimO; this translates as MCAPIMATKIPDAPKIGMVSLGCPKNLVDSERILTKLRSDGYQMSADYAGADVVLVNTCGFLDSAKEESLEAIGEAMAENGRVIVTGCMGDEADVIRAKFPQVLAVTGAHQYEQVVNAVHEASPPIPNAFVDLVPEGGLKLTPRHYSYLKISEGCNHRCSFCIIPSIRGDLVSRRIDAVLREAEKLVAAGTKELLVISQDTSAYGVDTRHEPRMWKGREVRAHMTDMARELGQLRTADGVAPWVRLHYVYPYPHVDHVIPLMAEGLLTPYLDIPFQHASPSVLKAMKRPANEAKVLDRIRKWRDICPDIAIRSSFVVGFPGETEADFQYLLDWLDEAQLDRVGAFRFEPVEGAAANDLPGAVPEEVKEERYQRIMEKTAAISAAKLQAKVGRVMPVIIDEVGEPDEEDGSIGATARSQADAPEIDGNVFLRDVGEGRKAGDMFDVLIEDADDHDLYGVPV
- a CDS encoding leucyl aminopeptidase family protein, which gives rise to MTEFADLLKADNGQPARSIQLIEAAELDAWFTAQPERVRALISAQKFHAKPNEYAIVPGEGQSDWSVVAGVAKRDALGSWCLARLAESLPEGSYRLTEGSTGAAALGWLTAQYRFERYRKDEGAAGPRVLLTGDVARIEAIVQQAEAVALVRDLVNTPAADMGPQDLEDAVRQLAQAHGGEVQVTRGDALEQGFPMIHAVGKAADKSFAPRLIEMAWGDPAAPRIAVVGKGICFDSGGLDIKPSSGMRLMKKDMGGAAHAIALARLIIGARLPVRLHLLVPTAENAISGNAFRPGDILRSRQGLTVEIGNTDAEGRLVLGDALTRAGEEKPELIVDFATLTGAARVAVGPDLPALFTNDEALASDIAAAGTAVDDPTWRLPLWDGYYDMLKSDIADMNNAGEGGFAGAVTAALFLQRFVPEGTAWIHLDTFAWRPAARPGRPKGGEALGLRAVFRLLQQRYDGAR